The following are encoded in a window of Carya illinoinensis cultivar Pawnee chromosome 15, C.illinoinensisPawnee_v1, whole genome shotgun sequence genomic DNA:
- the LOC122297310 gene encoding UPF0481 protein At3g47200-like, producing the protein MQTNISRDLILLENQLPMFVLQKIFELTPNLMGETTLNTLALRFFEPLRPGKEKFEEGMLNKHANSEYIHLLALFHSSLISGDKTYPQQPTKSEKEKTHLRLPGKGWVHNAKTLSYASIKFQGKSSCILDIQLTGKTLKISTMVIDDSTSPVLRNLIAYEQNNCDVTPYFCCLALFLDSIVDTVEDVKILCNAEIIKHAMGRDEEVANLFNRLTKELVFDINEEYCYMTKEIENINRHCRMHDIRVRIRRFLARLNYKGSLNTIFYILVTIILSFIASNPPNDSPSSTNGLSPTPPPPPSL; encoded by the coding sequence ATGCAGACAAATATCTCTCGTGATTTAATTTTGCTTGAGAACCAACTCCCTATGTTTGTGCTGCAGAAGATTTTTGAACTTACTCCTAACTTGATGGGGGAGACAACTCTGAATACGCTTGCTCTTAGGTTTTTTGAACCCTTGAGACCTGGGAAGGAGAAATTTGAAGAAGGGATGTTGAACAAGCATGCCAATAGTGAGTATATACATCTATTAGCTTTGTTTCACTCTTCCTTAATTTCAGGGGATAAAACATACCCGCAGCAGCCTAcaaagagtgaaaaggaaaaaacacaTCTTAGGCTTCCTGGGAAAGGTTGGGTGCATAATGCTAAAACACTTAGTTATGCTAGTATTAAGTTCCAAGGAAAATCTAGTTGCATTCTCGACATACAGCTTACAGGCAAGACGTTAAAGATTTCTACTATGGTCATCGATGATAGCACTAGCCCTGTGTTGAGGAACTTGATAGCCTATGAACAAAACAACTGCGATGTAACTCCATATTTTTGCTGTCTTGCGTTGTTCTTGGATAGCATAGTGGATACGGTCGAGGATGTCAAGATCCTTTGTAATGCTGAGATTATCAAACATGCAATGGGTAGAGACGAGGAGGTGGCGAATCTTTTCAACAGACTCACTAAAGAGTTGGTGTTTGATATTAATGAAGAGTATTGCTACATGACCAAGGAAATCGAAAACATCAATCGTCATTGCCGAATGCACGACATTAGAGTTCGAATTCGCCGTTTTCTTGCTAGGCTAAACTACAAAGGATCACTCAATACAATCTTTTACATTTTGGTCACAATCATCTTATCCTTTATTGCTAGTAATCCTCCAAATGACAGCCCCTCCTCAACTAATGGGTTGTCACCTACACCTCCACCTCCGCCTTCACTATAA